In Natrinema amylolyticum, the DNA window GACGCGACAGCGTTGCCGTTCGCGACCGGTTCGATCCCCGTCGTCACCGCCTGTCGGGTCCTCCACGACCTCGAGCGGCCGGCCGTGGACCGGACGCTTCGCGAAATCCATCGCGTCTGCGAACCGAACGGAACGGTCGGCGTCCTCGAACTCCCGCTGGTTCCGGCGGGCGTCTCGGCCGATCCGGAACGGTACTGGCGAGACCGGATTTCCGCGGCGGGGTTTCGGATCGACGTCTCCGAGCGGATCGAACGCGACGGCGTCGGCCCATATCTCGTAATCGTCGCGACAGCCACCGCCGAGAGTCCCGACGGCTGAACCGATTCTCGCCGGCCGGCCGCCCCGATAACGTGTCGTCCGAAGACGGTCGTCCGAGACTGACTACTTAACCGAACGTACAATCCCTTTATTTCGGCGTCGGTGGAAGGCCGGCCCGTGGGATCCAATGGCAAGCGATCACTGCACCCGGCGTCGGTTCCTCGCGCTCGCGGGTACCGGAACCGTCGCGGGTTGCGTCGGCGGCCCCGGTGCGAGCGGGGGAGCCAGCGACGGTGGACCGGCGGTCGACAACGTCACCCTGTTGCTCAACTGGCGAATCAGCGGGCTGCACGCGCCGTACGTCGCGGCTCGAGAGAACGGTTTCTACGAGGAGGAGGGGTTCGACGACGTCACGATCGAGAGCGGCGACGGCGCCGACTTCGCCGCGAATCAGGTCGCCCTCGGTAACGTCGAGTTCGCCGTCTCGAGCGCCGACCAGCTGCTCAACGTCAACAGTCGCGGGCTCTCGCCCCGCTGTGCGGCGGTCGTCATGCAGCGAAACCCGACCGTCGTCTTCGCCGATCGGGACGAGTTCGGCGAACTGACCGACCCCGAACAGCTCGAGGGGGCGACCGTCGGCAGCGGTCCCGGCATGGTCCGCGAGATGACGCGGGCGTATCTCGCCCGTCACGGCGTCCTCGAGAGCGTCGAATACGTCGACGCCGGCTTCGACACCGTCCAGCAGTTGCTCGCGGGCGATCTCGACGCCGCCGGTGGGGTCTTCGGTGACGTCGTCGACGCCGAACAGCAGGGTGCCGAGATCGACGTCCTGTCGATCGACGAGACGATCCGATCGTACGGCCACCTCGTGGCCGTCGACGAGGGGTTCGCCGGGGAGAACGAGACCGCCGTCCGGTCGTTCCTCCGCGCGACGGCCAGGGGTGCGGTCTGGGCGAGCGACAATCCCGCGGACGCGATCGACGCGCTCGTCTCGGTCCAGCCGGAACTCGAGGAGGTCCGGGCGAACCAGCTCGAGAAGTGGGACCGGATGTCCACCGAGTACATGCTCTCGGACGCCGTGCGCGACCGCGGCTGGGGGGCGAGCGAGTCGGAACCGTGGGCGGAGACGTACGAGACGCTCGCGGCGGCCGACGTCTTCGAAAACGACGTCGATCCGGCGTCGGTGTGGACGAACGAGTACCTCGACGATGAGTCCGAGTACATCGCTGACTACGCCGATCTCGTCGGGGCGTAATCGCCCTCGAGCGGCGTGTCGTGACGAGCGCACGCGGGTGAGCCACGGACCCGGTGGGACCGAAACCAGGACGGAGCGCGATCGATGACCGACGGGCAGCGCGATTCACATCGTCGGCTCCGGACGTCCTCGGCCGTGCCCTGGCGGGCGGTTTACGATCGGACCCTCACCGTGGGCAAGCGAGCGGTGCCACCGGCCACCGTCTTCGCAGTCCTGCTTGTCGCGTGGCACGCGACCATCGTCGTCACCGACGTGCCGACGCTGATTCTCCCGTCGCCGATCGACGTCGCGACGGCGCTGGCCGAGACGTACCCGCTGTTGCTCGACGACGCGCTCGTCACCGGGATCACCGCCGCGGCGGGGCTGGTCGCCGGCGGCGGCGTCGGCGTCGCGCTCGCGTTCGCGATGACGTGGTC includes these proteins:
- a CDS encoding class I SAM-dependent methyltransferase translates to MAGVLRGLLSPPPWALERAKYDALAVRLPLAGADRILDVGCGTGRSLVGLARHVPPGSTVIGLDVFDDRIILGNGPALARRNGARAGLAVSPIIGDATALPFATGSIPVVTACRVLHDLERPAVDRTLREIHRVCEPNGTVGVLELPLVPAGVSADPERYWRDRISAAGFRIDVSERIERDGVGPYLVIVATATAESPDG
- a CDS encoding ABC transporter substrate-binding protein; this encodes MASDHCTRRRFLALAGTGTVAGCVGGPGASGGASDGGPAVDNVTLLLNWRISGLHAPYVAARENGFYEEEGFDDVTIESGDGADFAANQVALGNVEFAVSSADQLLNVNSRGLSPRCAAVVMQRNPTVVFADRDEFGELTDPEQLEGATVGSGPGMVREMTRAYLARHGVLESVEYVDAGFDTVQQLLAGDLDAAGGVFGDVVDAEQQGAEIDVLSIDETIRSYGHLVAVDEGFAGENETAVRSFLRATARGAVWASDNPADAIDALVSVQPELEEVRANQLEKWDRMSTEYMLSDAVRDRGWGASESEPWAETYETLAAADVFENDVDPASVWTNEYLDDESEYIADYADLVGA